CGCACCTTGCGCCCGCTCTTGCGGAGACCGTCGAAGGCCTGGGGGCTGGTCACCTCGTGCAGCAGGTGCAGATCGATGAAGAGGAGGTCGGGCTCGCCCTCGGCGCGCCGGACGACGTGGTCGTCCCAGACCTTCTCCGCGAGTGTCCTACCCATCGCTTTCCCTCCGGCCGACGCGGCAGCGTGTCGGCCCAACTAGAGATGTCGGAGGTGGCGAGCGCGCGAATCCCCTCGTGGCGCGCGCCGGCCGCCGGGCTCGTCGGTCCGCGAGCCGTTGTTGTTCTGCTTCCAGAGTGGCAAGGTCCACGCGAAATTGAACTTGCGTTTCACAGAGTGAGACGCGAGTATCGTTGCATGGACAACAGTAGCGGCGTCGGCGTTCTGGACAAGGCGGCCCTGGTCCTGAGCGCTCTGGAGTCCGGTCCGGCCACCCTCGCGGGTCTGGTCGGCGCCACCGGACTCGCACGGCCCACGGCCCACCGCCTGGCCGTGGCTCTGGAACACCACCGCATGGTGGCACGCGACATGCAGGGCCGTTTCATCCTCGGCCCCCGGCTCGCCGAGCTGGCCGCGGCCGCCGGCGAGGACCGTCTCCTCGCGACGGCGGGCCCGGTGCTCACCCATCTACGGGATGTGACGGGCGAGAGCGCTCAGCTCTACCGCCGCCAGGGCGACATGCGCATCTGCGTCGCCGCGGCGGAGCGTCTGTCCGGACTGCGGGACACGGTCCCGGTCGGGTCGACCCTGACGATGAAGGCCGGTTCCTCGGCACAGATCCTGATGGCCTGGGAGGAGCCCGAGCGCCTGCACCGCGGTCTTCAGGGCGCCCGCTTCACCGCCACCGCCCTCTCGGGCGTACGGCGCCGGGGGTGGGCCCAGTCCATCGGCGAGCGCGAGCCGGGCGTGGCCTCGGTCTCCGCCCCCGTACGCGGGCCGTCGAACCGTGTGGTCGCCGCGGTCTCCGTCTCCGGCCCCATCGAGCGGCTCACCCGCCACCCCGGCCGTATGCATGCCCAAGCGGTGATCGACGCCGCGGGCCGCCTCTCCGAGGCCCTGCGCCGCACGGGCTGACCCCTCGAAGCTCACGTCCCACCATGAAGAAGGCCTGCCTCAACGCCGCGGCAGGCCTTTTCTCATGCCGTGCACCCCGACGCGGCCTCTCCCGGCGCCGGTGATGCCGCGGCTCGGCTCTCGGTGCGACTCCGAACGCATGGCCCCGTAAGCCGAGTTGACGCACCAGGCCGCCAGTCGGGCCGGACCGCCCAGGCCTCCGCGATCGAGGAGCCGGAGCACATGACGAAGGCCCTCCACCGAAGTGGAGGGCCTTCGTGAAACGTACCCCCGACCGGATTCGAACCGGCGCTACCGCCTTGAGAGGGCGGCGTGCTAGGCCGCTACACAACGGGGGCGTGGAGCCTGCGTTTCCGCAGGTCCGAGCTGGTCTACCTGGACTCGAACCAAGACTAACTGAACCAGAATCAGTCGTGCTGCCAATTACACCATAGACCAATGTGGTTTAGACCAGTCAGTACCCCCGACCGGATTCGAACCGGCGCTACCGCCTTGAGAGGGCGGCGTGCTAGGCCGCTACACAACGGGGGCCCTAGCGATCCTGCATCGAAGTGAGGGGGTGCGACCCGAACTCTCCTCGCGGGAAGGATCTGTACCCCCGACCGGATTCGAACCGGCGCTACTGCCTTGAGAGGGCAGCGTGCTAGGCCGCTACACAACGGGGGCTTCGCGGAATTGATCTCCGCCTGCAGATGAGCTCTGCGAGCTGGCCTACCTGGACTCGAACCAAGACTAACTGAACCAGAATCAGTCGTGCTGCCAATTACACCATAGGCCACTGGAACGCAAGCCCCTGAAGGGATCTTGTTCTAGTTTGCTCCGTCGGTTCCGGCCTTTCGGCCCGCTCCCCGGCGGCGCAGAAAGAACATTACCCGAAGGTGGACGGCGCTCCAAAACGGGTATCCGAGCCGAGGATCGCGGGGAGTTCGGTGAGGGTGGCGATCCGGTGCGGTCCGACCGGCGGGTCGACGGTCGCGTGGAGACCGTCGCGATCGATCCAGACGGACAGCAGACCGGCGTCGGCGGCACCCCGGCCGTCGATCTCCGGGTGGTCACCGACGTACGCGACCTCGTGCGGAGGCAGTTCCAGGGCCTCGCAGGCGACGTGGAACGCCTCGGCGGCCGGCTTGTGGACACCCAGTTGCTCGGCGCACAGCACCGTCTCGAAGCGGTCCCACACGCCGAGGGCGCGCAGCTTGCGCTCCTGGACGGGGAGGCTGGAGTTGGAGAGCACCGCGTGCCGGTGGGTCGCGGCGAGGGCGTCCAGGACGGGCAGGACGTCGGGGAAGAGGGCCCAGGCGCGCTCGTAGTGGGCGACGTACCGCTCGAACCAGGCGTCCGCCTCCGTGTCGGTCAGCGGTTCGCCTAGGAAGTCCCGGACACGGTCGCGCCTGGTCGCCTCCCAGTCGCCCTCACCGGCCGCGTAGCGCCGCCAGTGCAGGCTGGTGAGCTCCTTCCAGCGCGTGATCGCCTGATCCACGGAGTCGTAGCCGTGGAGCAGTCCCTCGACGCCCAAGTGGGCGCGCATCCCGGCACGGTCGGCCGCGGTGTAGTCGAAAAGGGTGTCGTCCACGTCCCAGAGCACGGCCTTGATGTTCATGGAACCGACCGTAGCCCGGGGTCGGCCGCCCTGTCCGGGGGATGCCGAAGGGGCGGCACCCGGTACTCCGGGTGCCGCCCCTCACGCACCGTGCGTCACGCCGCGAGCTTCGCCAGCGCCGCGTCGATCCGTGCCAGCGTCTTCTCCTTGCCCAGGATCTCCAGGGACTCGAAGAGGGGGAGGCCGACCGTGCGGCCGGTGACGGCGACGCGGACGGGGGCCTGGGCCTTGCCGAGCTTCAGGCCGTGGGCCTCGCCGGCGGCCAGGACGGCCTCCTTCAGGGACTCGGCCGAGGTCCAGTCGGCGGACTCCAGCTTCTCGCGGGCCGTGCGCAGCAACGCGTCGGAGCCCTCCTTCATGGCCTTGGCCCAGCTCGCCTCGTCCTCGGCCGGCTCCGGCAGGAACAGGAAGTCCACGTTTTCCGTGATCTCCGAGAGGACCTTGAGGCGGGTCTGGGCGTGCGGGGCGATGGCCTCCCACTTGGCCTCGTCGAAGTCCTCCGGCGCCCAGGTGGCGAAGGGGGCCTTCAGCCAGGGGGCGCAGCGCTCGGTGAACTCCTTCACATCCAGCAGACGGATGTGGTCGGCGTTGATCGCCTCGGCCTTCTTCAGGTCGAAGCGGGCCGGGTTGGGGTTCACGTCGGCGATGTCGAAGGCGGCGACCATCTCCTCGATCGTGAAGATGTCCTTGTCGGCGGAGAGCGACCAGCCGAGGAGGGAGAGGTAGTTGAGCAGGCCCTCGGGGAGGAAGCCGCGCTCGCGGTAGAGGTTGAGCGACGACTGCGGGTCGCGCTTCGAGAGCTTCTTGTTGCCCTCGCCCATCACGTACGGCAGGTGTCCGAAGGACGGCACCTCCTTGGCGATGCCCAGCTCGATCAGCGCCTTGTAGAGGGCGATCTGGCGGGGGGTGGAGGAGAGCAGGTCCTCGCCGCGCAGGACGTGGGTGATCTCCATCAGGGCGTCGTCGACGGGGTTGACCAGCGTGTAGAGCGGGGCGCCGTTGGCGCGGACGATGCCGTAGTCCGGCACGTTCTCCGGGGTGAAGGTCAGCTCGCCGCGGACCAGGTCCGTGAAGGTGATCGTCTCGTCGGGCATCCGGAAGCGCACGATCGGCTCGCGGCCCTCCGCCTCGTACCGCTCCTTCTGCTCCGGCGTGACCTCGCGGCACTTGCCGTCGTAGCCGGAGGGCCGGCCCGCGGCGCGGGCGGCGTCGCGGCGCTCCTCCAGCTCGGAGGCGGTGCAGTAGCAGTAGTAGGCGTGGCCGGCGTCCTTGAGCTTCTCGGCCACCTCCTGGTACGTCTCCATGCGCTGCGACTGGCGGTACGGCGCGTGGGGGCCGCCGACCTCGGGGCCCTCGTCCCAGGTGAAGCCCAGCCAGCGCAGCGAGTCCAGGAGCTGGTCGTAGGACTCCTCGGAATCGCGGGCCGCGTCGGTGTCCTCGATGCGGAAGACGAACGTGCCGCCGGTGTGGCGGGCGAACGCCCAGTTGAACAGGGCCGTGCGGACCAGGCCCACATGGGGGTTGCCGGTCGGGGACGGACAGAAACGTACGCGGACGGAGCCGTTAGCCACGCTTGATCACCTTGTTGGTGAGAGTGCCGATGCCTTCGATGGTGACGGCGACCTCGTCGCCGACGTTGAGGGGGCCGACCCCTGCCGGGGTGCCCGTGAGGATCACGTCGCCGGGGAGCAGCGTCATGGCCTCGGTGATGTTGACGATCAGATCCTCGATGGAGTGGATCATCTCGCTCGTCCGGCCGAGCTGGCGCTGCCCGCCGTTGACGGTGAGCTGGATGGTCAGGTCGCTCGGGTCGAGGTCGGTCTCCACCCAGGGGCCCAGCGGGCAGGAGGTGTCGAAGCCCTTGGCCCGGGCCCATTGCTTCTCGCGCTTCTGGACGTCACGGGCGGTGACGTCGTTGGCGCAGGTGTAGCCGAAGATCACGTCCTTGACGCGTTCGCGCGGGACCTCGCGGCACATCCGGCCGATGACGACGGCCAGCTCGGCCTCGTGGTGGAGGTCCGCGGAGAAGGAGGGGTACTGGATCGCGTCGCCGGGGCCGATCACCGAGGTGGCGGGCTTGAAGAAGGCGAACGGGGCGTCGGGGACCTCGTTGCCGAGCTCGCGGGCGTGTTCGGCGTAGTTGCGGCCGAAGGCCACGACCTTGTTGGGGAGCACCGGCGGCAGCAGCCTGACCTTGTTGACCGGGACCTTCGTCCCGGAGAGCTCGAAGTCCGCGAACGGAATGCCCTTGATGATGTCGAGGACGAGCTCGTCCGGCTTGTCGCCCTCGACCGCGCCGAAGGCTACGTTCCCGTCGATGGAGAACCTGGCGATGCGCACGGGATGCTTGCGCCCCTTAACTGAGCTGGCTGGAGTCTGACGGTCCAGGCTAACGCGGGGCGGGGTGCCCGCCTCGCGCATGACGCGGAAGGGCGCCCGGCTCGTGCCGGGCGCCCTTTCGCGGAGCCTTCACGGGAATCCGCTGTTTCTTCACCGGAACCTACTTGAGTGATCGGTGGATTCCACGCGTACTTGAGCCTGCAACTACTCCGCCGCCTGGACCGGGACCGTCATCAGGACCGTCCGGCGGGGGTTGGCGGTCACGGAGGGGAGGTCGACGGAGTGCTCCTGCTCCGGCGTACGCAGGTCCTCGGCGTCTTCGAGGTGGGCCAGGGTCGTGCGCCGGGGGTTGGCTATCGTGCGGAACATCGTCGTCGTCTTCACTGTTGTCCTGGACCTCGTCGTGTACGGGCGCCGGGCGGGCCGCAAGGGCCGTCCCACAAGCGCGGGTTGTCGGATTCGCCATCCCTGTAAAGCGTCAGGCTAAACATCCGATTCCCGGGTCAAGTCGTGAAGAAGGCATGATCGGCGTGTGAGTTTGCTCACTCAGTCATGGGTAAAACGGGCATTCCCGGCCATCAACTCTCCCCCTCGAAACGGACATTAGTTACCTGAAGCCCGCATTCCGCTCCTGATCATGGCGACTGGGACACCCTGCTCACACCCCTGGATCGCACAGGTATGCCCGTAATGGACGGAAATACCTACCACGCCTGGTGACGTAGTCCTCACATGCTGTCACAGTGAACAGACCGTTACCCATTGGCCTTGTTGGAGATCCGGCACTGTGCTGGAATTCCACGGACCGCCGCAGGATCGTGCCGGCGCGCAGAGGCGCAAGAACAAAGCGCCTGGCGGCGGTGGAAGGGGGAGCCAGCGCCGGTCACTCACGACCACCAATTGGGGACGTATTCAGGGCGCCCCCGAAGACGCCGACACCGTCCCGCCGTTCACTCGGTGGGGCGCCTGGTCCAGAGGTTGCGACGCTAGTGCAGGGACGTTTCAAGAGGGATGGCAGCGCTTCGGCGGAGCCGGAGCCACAGATCGGAACCGGCAACGGTTCCTCCCCCCAGCACGCCCAGAACCCGGGTCCGGCTGAGATCGGCGACGGCGGGGAGCGCTCCGGGCGCCCCGGCGCGTCAGTTGCTCCCGTGCCGCCCGGGAAGTCCAAGGGCGGCACCAAGGCGGGCGCCGGAAGCGGCTCCCGAATAGCCCTGCGCAACTGGCGCATCTCCACCCGTCTCGTGTCGCTGCTCGCGCTCCCCGTGGTGGCGGCGACCTCGCTCGGTGCCCTGCGTATCGGCGACAACGTGGACGACATCCAGCAGCTCGACAACATGCGGCTGCTGACCGACATGACGAAGCAGGCGACCGAGCTCGCCGCCGCGCTCCAGCAGGAGCGCGACCTGTCGGCCGGTCCCCTCACGCACGGCCTGGACGCCACCGACTTCACCGTCAAGGGCACCCGGGAGAAGACGGACCAGGCCCGCATCCAGTTCACGGACGCGACCCAGGCCGCCGAGACCGCGAACACCACCGCGAAGATGCCCGGCGTCCGCGACAGCCTCGTCCGCGTGGTGCGCGAGCTCTACAACCTCAGCAGCATCCGCAAGAACGCCTACGTGGACCCCAAGAACTCCACGCAGACGGTCGAGGCCTACCACCGCCTGATCTCCCAGCTGCTGGACCTGTCCACGGACATGGCCGAGGCCACCAGCAACCCGGACATGATCAAGCGGACCCGTGCCCTGGCGGCCTTCTCCTCCGCCAAGGAGTACGCCTCCATCCAGCGCGCGGTCATCGCGGCGGCCCTGCCCGCCACCGACGACAAGGCCGGCAAGCTCTCCGAGAACGACCGGCTCTACGCGAACTCGGCGCTGTCGAACGAGGAGTCGGACCGCAGCACCTTCTCCGACATCTACGGATCCGGTGCCGAGGAGCTGACCAAGCCGATCGACGACGCGACCCCGACCATCGAGGCCGCCGACGTCTACGCGGACCGGGTGCTCGCCAGCGCCGGCGGTCTGGGCGGCCAGGACAACCGCTCGTACAGGGACTGGACCGACGACTCCTCGGCCAAGATCGAGCAGATGAAGAAGATCGAGGGTTCGCTCCTGGAGGAGATGGAGCAGACCGCTCGCAACCTGCGCGCCGACGCCGAGCAAGAGGCGATCATCTCCGGTGCGCTGATCCTGCTCGTCCTCGGTGTCTCCCTCGTCGGCGCGTTCGTCGTCGCCCGGTCCATGATCCGCTCGCTGCGGCGCCTCCAGGACACCGCGACCAAGGTCGCCCAGGACCGGCTGCCCGAGCTCGTCAAGCAGCTGTCGGAGTCGGACCCCCAGGACGTCGACACCTCCGTCGAGTCGGTCGGTGTGCACTCCCGGGACGAGATCGGCCAGGTGGCCGCGGCCTTCGACGACGTGCACCGCGAGGCCGTCCGCCTCGCCGCCGAGCAGGCCCTCCTCCGGGGCAACGTCAACGCGATGTTCACCAACCTCTCGCGTCGCTCCCAGGGCCTCATCCAGCGTCAGCTGTCGCTCATCTCCGAACTGGAGTCCCGCGAGGCCGACCCGGACCAGCTGTCCTCCCTCTTCAAGCTCGACCACCTCGCCACCCGCATGCGCCGTAACGGTGAGAACCTCCTCGTTCTCGCCGGTGAGGAGCCCGGCCGCCGCTGGACCCGTCCGGTCCCGCTGGTCGACGTGCTCCGTGCCGCCGCGTCCGAGGTGGAGCAGTACGAGCGCATCGAGCTGGCCTCCGTGCCGACCACCGAAGTGGCCGGCCGCGTGGTCAACGACCTCGTGCACCTCCTCGCCGAGCTGCTGGAGAACGCCACCTCGTTCTCCTCGCCGCAGACCAAGGTCAAGGTCACCGGTCACGCGCTGCCCGACGGCCGCGTCCTGATCGAGATCCACGACACCGGTATCGGTCTCTCCCCCGAGGACCTCGCGGCGATCAACGAGCGGCTCGCCTCGCCGCCCACCGTGGACGTGTCGGTCTCCCGACGCATGGGTCTGTTCGTGGTCGGTCGTCTGTCGCAGCGCCACGGCATCCGTATCCAGCTTCGTCCGTCCGACTCGGGCGGTACGACCGCGCTCGTCATGCTTCCCGTCGACGTGGCGCAGGGCAACAAGAAGCCCACCCCGGGCAAGCCCGGTCAGGGTGCTCCGTCCACCGGTGGCCCGGCCGCCGCGCAGGCCGCGGCCGGTGCCGCCGCCGCGCGTCGCCAGACGGGCAACCAGTCGGGTCCGCCGCTCGGCGGCCCGTCCGCCGGTGGCGGGCTGCTGGGCGGCGCGCCACAGCGTGGGCAGGTCGGCGCGGGCCAGGGCCCGCGCGCCGCGCTGCCCGGCAACCCCAGTGGTCCGGGCGGCTTCGGCAGCCCCGGCGGCCAGCGCGGGCCGCAGGGCGGACCGCCGGTGCCCCCGCAGGGCGGTCGGCCGACTCCGGCGGGCGCCGGTGCCGGCGGGTTCGGCGGCGGACAGGCGCCGGGTGCCCCGCAGGGGCTGCAGGCCGCCGGGACCGGTGGTCCGGGCGGATTCGAGAGCTTCGACGACTCCGGGCGCCAGGGTGGCTTCCCCACCGGCTCGGGCCTGCGCCCGGCCGGTGGTCCCGGTGACACCGGTGCGGGACGGCCGGGCGGGGCCGACAACGGCCCGGGTGCCGTGCCGCCGAAGCAGGGCAAGGAACGTTCCGGCAGGCGCCGCCCGCAGCTGCCCGGCCGCGGTGGACCGCGTGCCGAGCTGCCCGGTGGCAACTCCCCCACGCGGCCGAGCTGGAGCGACGACAACGCGCAGCCGCCGGTGCCGCGCGCCTCGCTGGACGCCCCGCGCGGCCACGAGGAGCAGCCGGACGTCACCGCGCCGATGCCGCGCGTGGACCCCCACCAGGCTCCGGGCTCGCCCAACGACTTCCCGCGTTCCCCGCAGGGCGACTTCGACAGTCGGCGCCCCGGTGCGGGTACACCGCAGAACGGCACCGGCTCCTACGTCCGCTCCGACGTGTTCGGCGGTGCGGGTGCTCCGCCGGCGCCCACGGGCCCGTCCCGCGGCGTCCCGCAGGACTCGTCCTCCACCGGCCAGTTCGCCCCGTCGGGCTACGACGGCTCCAGCACGGGCCAGTTCCCGGCTCCGGGCCGACAGAACCCGCAGGACACCGGCCAGTACGGCATGCCCGGCCGCCAGAACGGCCAGGGCACCGGACAGTTCGGTGGGCCGGGTCGGCAGAACCCGCAGGACACCGGACAGTTCGAGCGGCCGCAGGTCAACGGCGAGAGCTACGGCGCGCCCCGGCCGCCGGTCCCGCCGCAGCGTCCCCCGGTGCCCCCGCAGCGTCCCGCGCGTCCGCAGGAGCCGGAGGCACTGCCCCCGGCGACGGGCCCGATGGACGGCCGTACCCCGCTGTACGACACGCTGGAGACCAACTGGTTCCACGGTCAGGGCGGCCAGAACGACCAGCAGCAGGGCAACAACACCGCGCCGCAGCAGCACACCGCTCCGGCTCCCCAGACTCCGGCCGCTCCCCAGCGTCCGGCGGCTCCCGCCGCGCCGGCTTCCCCCACCTGGCGCAGCACTCCCAACGACGACCTGGTCCGCCAGGCCGAACGAGCCCGTCAGCCCTCGGCAGGCGGGGTCACCACCTCCGGCCTGCCGCGCCGGGTCCCGCGCGCCAACCTCGTGCCGGGCACGGCTCAGCAGCAACAGCACCAAACCGGTCCGCAGGTCTCGCGTTCGCCTGACGACGTACGCGGCCGGCTGACCAATCTCCGTCGGGGCATCGCGCAGGGTCGACAGGCCGGCAACGGCCAGACCGGCAGCTTCCCGAGCCCCACTCACCAGCAGGAGCGTTAGTTGAGCCAGATGAGCCAAGCGGCACAGAACCTCAACTGGTTGATCACCAACTTCGTGGACAACACCCCCGGGGTGTCCCACACCGTCGTCGTGTCCGCCGACGGTCTTCTTCTGGCGATGTCGGAGGGCTTTCCGCGCGACCGTGCCGATCAGCTCGCGGCCGTCGCCTCCGGACTCACCTCGCTCACGGCCGGGGCGTCCCGGATCTTCGAGGGCGGGGACGTGGCCCAGACGGTGGTCGAGATGGAGCGCGGATTCCTCTTCCTGATGTCCGTCTCCGACGGATCGTCCCTGGCCGTACTCGCCCACCCCGAGTGCGACATCGGCCTGGTCGGTTACGAGATGGCGCTGCTCGTCGACCGCGCGGGCGCTGTGCTCACGCCCGACCTGCGCGCCGAACTCCAAGGCAGCTTGCTCCACTGACGCCTGCGGATCAACAGAACTCACCACTCACCGTCCGGCCGACGCAGTCCCCCCACCGGCCCCCGTCAGACGGCACGACTGACCGACTTGCTGTCCCGCTCGGAGGATCAATGACCCCGCCCACCGCTCCTCACGATCCGTACGCAGAGCCGTACGGAGACGAGGGCGACCAGCCGCTGGTACGGCCGTACGCCATGACCGGTGGCCGGACGCGGCCGCGATACCAGCTAGCCCTCGAGGCGCTGATCAGCACGACGGCAGACCCCGCGCACCTGATGGGGCTGCTCCCCGAGCACCAGCGGATCTGTCACCTGTGCCACGAGGTGAAGTCGGTGGCCGAGGTGTCGGCCCTGCTGTCCATGCCGCTCGGTGTGGCACGGATCCTGGTCGCGGACCTCGCCGAGGCCGGACTCGTCGCGATCCATCAGCCCGGTGGCGACGAGAACGCCGGTGGCGCGCCGGACGTGACTCTGCTGGAAAGGGTGCTCAGTGGACTTCGGAAGCTCTGAAGCGGGACGGGCCACCACCTCCGCGAAGATCGTGGTGGCGGGCGGTTTCGGCGTGGGCAAGACCACGTTCGTCGGGGCCGTCTCGGAGATCAACCCGCTGCGTACCGAGGCCGTGATGACGTCCGCGTCCGCGGGCATCGACGACCTCACCCACACCGGGGACAAGACGACCACCACGGTCGCCATGGACTTCGGCCGTATCACCCTCGACCAGGACCTGATCCTGTACCTCTTCGGCACGCCGGGGCAGGACCGCTTCTGGTTCATGTGGGACGACCTGGTCCGCGGCGCCATCGGCGCCGTGGTGCTGGTCGACACCCGTCGTCTCGCCGACTGCTTCCCGGCCGTCGACTACTTCGAGAACAGCGGCCTGCCCTTCGTCATCGCCCTCAACGGCTTCGACGGGCACCAGCCGTACACGCCCGACGAGGTCCGGGAGGCCCTGCAGATCGGGCCCGACACCCCGATCATCACGACGGACGCCCGCCACCGCTCGGACGCCAAGTCGGCCCTGATCACCCTGGTCGAGCACGCGCTCATGGCACGGTTGCGGTAGGGCACAGGGGTCGAAGCACCGCGACCGGGTCCAAAAACAGGACCCAAGTCCACAACGTCATACGGCAGTTGTCGTAGTTACACCGGAGCCGGCTGTGTCCTTTGACACGGTCGGCCTCGGTGTTCATAACGTTTCGACAGAGAAATAGGGTGGTACGACCACGCGTCGCGGTCGATCGGTGCCGCTGCGCTCACAATGGCCCCGCTTTTTGCCGGGGCTCGCTCTTTATGACCGTTTTATCTGGGACTTACATCACGCGGAATCGTTGCCTCCCAGTGTTTGGAAGTCCTCAGCGTGACGTGCTGGAATGCCTGAACTGCCCATTAGTCAAAGACGTACTAGGGCGTGGAGTCACCCGCGGCACGACGTAGGTGCCGGCGCCGAGAGGTTGTTGGTCGAGTGAGGCGAAGCAAGAAAGGTCCCGAGCCGTCGGCGCGGGGCAACTTCACCCCGCCGCCGCGCGGAGCGGCACCCGCACAAGTGACCGGACCGGAGCCGACGGCAGCTCCCGCGCCCAGCGGCAGTCGTCTCTCCCCCCGCAACTGGCGTGTACCCACTCGCCTGAACGCGATTCTCCTCATACCCGTGCTGGTCGGCCTGGTCATGGGCGGCTTCCAGGTGAAGGGCTCGATCGACACATGGCAGGAGGCGCGCGACGCCGAGAAGGTCGCCAAGATCGTGGCCGCCGCCGGCATCTACGCCGAGGCCCTGCTCAACGAGCGTGACCTCTCCGCCCAGCCGCTGCTGAACGGCGACCGCGACAGCGAGGTCGTCAAGGACGCCCGCGCCTTCACCGACGAGAAGGCCGACGCCTTCCACGCCGAGGTCGTGGGAATGCCGTCCGGGCAGGGCCTGGAACGCCGACTGCGCCTGGTGGAGGAGGCCGAACCGTCGCTGGAGAAGCTCCGGCAGACCGCGTTCACCCGCGCCGCCGACCCGGTGCAGACCGAAGAGGGCTATGTCACCGTCGAGCACCTCCTGGCGGAGTTCTCCAACGAGCTCGGCCTCGGTACCGGCAACATCACCGCGTACGGCCGTACGGTCTACGCGGTCACGCTCGCCAAGGGTGCCGCCTCGCTGCAGCGTTCGATCGGCACCCACCTGCTGGTCCGCCCCAGTGAGGACGAGAGGGTCTTCCGTCAGCAGGTCACCGCGTTCACCTCATACGCCTACCTGGAGAACATCGCCGTACAGGAGTACGTCTCCGGTGGCACCGAGGCCGACGCCGCGCGCCTGGAGTCGGTGATGGCGCAGAAGACCGAAGAGGGCAAGAAGCAGGCGGCCGAGGCCGCCGCGAAGGACCCGGACTACGTCGCGCCGCCGGACACCATGCTGAAGATGATCCAGGCGATCGGCAGCGGTGCCTCCCCCGAGGACCTCGCCAAACAGGGCGTCACCTACCAGAACTGGATGGCGGCCTCCACGCTCAAGTTCGAGGGCTACAGCGAGGTCGAGACCGAGCTGATCAACCGCGCGGTGGCCGAGGCCGGCCAGATCGCCTCCGACGCCCAGCGCGACGCCTACATCAACGGCGCCATCGTCATCGTCGCCCTCCTCGCCGCGTTCATCATCGCCGGGATCATGGCCCGCCAGATGAGCCGCTCGATGCGCCAGCTGCGCAACGCCGCCTTCGGCATCGCCGAGCAGCGCCTGCCGATGCTGGTCGACCAGCTCTCGCGCACCGACCCGGGCCGGGTCGACACCCGGGTCGCGCCGATCCCCATCAACAGCACGGACGAGATCGGCGAAGTCGCCCGCGCCTTCGACCAGGTCCACCGCGAGGCCGTCCGGCTCGCCGCCGAGCAGGCCCTGCTGCGGGGCAACATCAACGCGATCTTCACCAACCTCTCGCGCCGCAACCAGTCGCTGATCGAGGGCCAGCTGACCCTGATCACCGACCTGGAGAACAACGAGGCCGACCCGGACCAGCTGGAGAACCTCTTCAAGCTGGACCACCTGGCGACCCGTATGCGCCGCAACGGCGAGAACCTCCTGGTCCTCGCCGGCGAGGAGCCCGGCCGCCGCTGGGACCAGCCGGTCCCGCTGATCGACGTGCTGCGTGCCGCCTCCTCCGAGGTGGAGCAGTACGAGCGCATCGAGCTCTCCGGCGTCCCGGAGGCCGAGATCCACGGCCGTGCCGTGACCGACCTCGTGCACCTGCTCGCCGAGCTCCTGGAGAACGCCACCACGTTCTCCTCCCCGCAGACCAAGGTCCGCGTCACCGCGACCCGTCTCCCGGACGGCCGCGTGATGATCGAGATCCACGACAAGGGCATCGGCCTCACCGCCGAGGACTTCGCGGACATCAACCACAAGCTGGCCAACCCGCCGACCGTGGACGCCGCGA
The DNA window shown above is from Streptomyces akebiae and carries:
- a CDS encoding sensor histidine kinase, translating into MRRSKKGPEPSARGNFTPPPRGAAPAQVTGPEPTAAPAPSGSRLSPRNWRVPTRLNAILLIPVLVGLVMGGFQVKGSIDTWQEARDAEKVAKIVAAAGIYAEALLNERDLSAQPLLNGDRDSEVVKDARAFTDEKADAFHAEVVGMPSGQGLERRLRLVEEAEPSLEKLRQTAFTRAADPVQTEEGYVTVEHLLAEFSNELGLGTGNITAYGRTVYAVTLAKGAASLQRSIGTHLLVRPSEDERVFRQQVTAFTSYAYLENIAVQEYVSGGTEADAARLESVMAQKTEEGKKQAAEAAAKDPDYVAPPDTMLKMIQAIGSGASPEDLAKQGVTYQNWMAASTLKFEGYSEVETELINRAVAEAGQIASDAQRDAYINGAIVIVALLAAFIIAGIMARQMSRSMRQLRNAAFGIAEQRLPMLVDQLSRTDPGRVDTRVAPIPINSTDEIGEVARAFDQVHREAVRLAAEQALLRGNINAIFTNLSRRNQSLIEGQLTLITDLENNEADPDQLENLFKLDHLATRMRRNGENLLVLAGEEPGRRWDQPVPLIDVLRAASSEVEQYERIELSGVPEAEIHGRAVTDLVHLLAELLENATTFSSPQTKVRVTATRLPDGRVMIEIHDKGIGLTAEDFADINHKLANPPTVDAAISQRMGLFVVGRLSDRHGIRVQLRPSGEQAGTTSLVMLPDVITHGGGGEQQPAADQFTVSQIIPEQHSFQQPAVAPMRTAAELGFDDSRYEVPDDIRDLDPVGRSLMREERRAALESQAHQNPQLPAGEAPRYGDDFQSPEPSYDNGATGYVDPQRSFDQQTAYEEPQQPSYDEAYFGQGNGVSNGNGHLPGGNDSFTATGGYPEPAYAESVQEDHAAAAAHAPETYPGFEEPSYQDDWPQQQDYQSSYRSEYAPEPESAQAADVKEPDRVGFDRPGSTPSAGHALTDAGLPRRGSTASAGGTSAGAANGRQDVAQDQPTTAGGPNGDWRSANDERWQQASQLKKPKAGGVTSSGLPRRVPKANLVEGAATTTPQGGPQISRAPEDVRGRLSNLRRGVQRGRNAGSETNGQGFGPDSTYNQER